A stretch of the Gemmatimonadota bacterium genome encodes the following:
- a CDS encoding XRE family transcriptional regulator, translated as MKSQRVKIERGSGNVFADLGLPDAETHLLKAELVTRIDRIIRQRRLKQVDAAKLLGLSQPDVSRLMRGDFREYSIDRLLRLLTTLGRDVEIVIRESDSGRPGRLSVET; from the coding sequence ATGAAATCTCAACGAGTGAAGATCGAACGCGGCAGTGGCAATGTCTTTGCTGATCTTGGCTTGCCGGATGCCGAAACGCACTTGCTTAAGGCTGAGTTGGTGACACGGATCGACAGGATCATTCGCCAACGTAGGCTGAAGCAGGTCGATGCGGCGAAGTTGCTCGGCTTGTCTCAACCCGACGTGTCGCGACTGATGAGAGGGGACTTCCGGGAGTACTCCATAGATCGGCTTCTGCGCCTTCTGACCACCCTTGGACGCGATGTCGAAATCGTCATCCGCGAATCAGACTCCGGACGACCTGGAAGACTCAGCGTCGAAACCTAA
- a CDS encoding transporter substrate-binding domain-containing protein, producing MAAFFVSGCGSASETARTSLLDQIKQRGTIRVGVSTFVPWAMRNKQGELVGFEIDVASRLAADAGLEIEFIPTAWDGIIPGLLAGKFDVIIAGMSITPARNLSVNFTRPYSHSELLLAASKDEAGHLVDKADYDRADVTIAVRRGSTSVQAARKNFPSATIQQFDDDILAFQEVLNGNAEAVIASSPKPEHEVLRNSDRLFIPFNEPLDRGAEAIAIRQGETDALNFFDNWILLRTEDGWLKERRDYWFKTLDWEDDVAADQ from the coding sequence ATGGCCGCGTTTTTCGTTTCAGGCTGCGGGTCCGCATCGGAAACCGCGCGAACCAGCCTGCTCGACCAGATCAAGCAGCGGGGAACCATACGCGTCGGCGTATCGACCTTCGTCCCCTGGGCCATGCGCAACAAGCAGGGGGAACTGGTGGGCTTCGAGATCGACGTGGCCAGCCGCCTGGCGGCCGACGCCGGCCTGGAAATCGAATTCATCCCCACGGCCTGGGACGGGATCATCCCCGGACTCCTGGCCGGCAAGTTCGACGTGATCATCGCCGGCATGTCCATCACTCCCGCACGCAACCTGAGCGTGAACTTCACCCGGCCCTATTCCCATTCGGAGCTCCTGCTGGCCGCCAGCAAGGATGAGGCGGGCCATCTCGTCGACAAGGCGGACTACGATCGCGCCGACGTGACCATCGCGGTGCGCCGCGGCTCGACTTCGGTCCAGGCGGCGCGGAAAAACTTTCCCAGCGCGACCATCCAACAATTCGACGACGACATCCTCGCCTTCCAGGAGGTGCTGAACGGCAACGCCGAAGCCGTCATCGCTTCCTCACCCAAACCGGAACACGAGGTCCTGCGCAACAGCGACCGGCTGTTCATCCCCTTTAACGAACCCCTGGACCGCGGCGCCGAGGCCATCGCGATCCGCCAGGGAGAAACGGACGCCCTGAATTTCTTCGACAACTGGATCCTGCTGCGGACCGAGGACGGATGGCTGAAGGAACGGCGGGACTACTGGTTCAAGACGCTGGACTGGGAGGACGACGTGGCGGCGGACCAGTAA
- the solA gene encoding N-methyl-L-tryptophan oxidase, with amino-acid sequence MKNHYDVIVVGLGAMGSATCYHLASRGAKVLGLERFDLPHAQGSSHGYSRHTKTAVYVDTPFEPFIERSFELWRLLEGETGQQILVTTGYLRMANTGSWDHLRGKVRHEVLTADEVAYRYPQFTLESDYHGLYDPVGGLLRPELGIASHLIQALRRGAEIHGREAVTGWKETAHGVEVETEHARYGADQVVFTGGSWTDRLIAGLGITLTVSRQPLAWVWPARNAASFDVGALPIWQIPAPEYDGEYYGFPMMPDHPGFKLALHTFGETSDPEHLDREARPEDEEEVRKCLRRFIPDADGPLTAMRICMYTRTADELPVLDRHPAHDRVTVGCGFSGGGFKFSCTFGEWLAETALGQPNTIANETFRFERLLEAANTA; translated from the coding sequence ATGAAGAACCACTACGACGTCATCGTGGTGGGCCTGGGCGCCATGGGCTCGGCCACCTGCTACCACCTGGCCTCCCGGGGAGCGAAGGTCCTCGGACTGGAACGCTTCGACCTGCCCCACGCCCAGGGCAGTTCCCACGGGTATTCCCGCCACACGAAGACGGCGGTGTACGTGGACACGCCTTTCGAACCCTTCATTGAGCGGTCCTTCGAGCTCTGGCGGCTGCTCGAGGGCGAGACCGGCCAGCAGATCCTGGTGACGACCGGCTACCTGCGCATGGCCAACACGGGCTCGTGGGACCATTTGCGGGGCAAGGTCCGCCACGAGGTGCTGACCGCCGACGAAGTGGCCTACCGTTATCCTCAGTTCACGCTCGAGTCCGACTACCACGGTCTGTACGATCCGGTCGGCGGACTCCTGCGTCCGGAACTGGGCATCGCGAGCCACCTCATCCAGGCGCTGAGGCGCGGCGCCGAGATCCACGGCCGGGAAGCCGTGACCGGTTGGAAGGAGACCGCCCATGGCGTGGAGGTCGAGACCGAACACGCCCGCTACGGCGCGGACCAGGTCGTCTTTACCGGCGGTTCCTGGACCGACAGGCTAATCGCCGGCCTGGGCATCACCCTGACCGTCTCCCGGCAGCCCCTGGCCTGGGTGTGGCCCGCGCGGAACGCCGCGTCCTTCGACGTGGGCGCGCTGCCGATCTGGCAGATCCCCGCACCCGAATACGACGGCGAATACTATGGTTTCCCCATGATGCCAGACCATCCGGGGTTCAAGCTGGCGCTGCACACTTTCGGGGAAACGTCAGATCCCGAGCATCTGGACCGCGAAGCCCGTCCGGAAGACGAGGAGGAGGTTCGGAAGTGCCTGCGGCGGTTCATTCCCGACGCGGACGGACCGCTTACGGCCATGCGGATCTGCATGTACACCCGCACGGCGGACGAACTGCCCGTGCTCGACCGGCATCCGGCCCATGACCGGGTGACCGTGGGCTGCGGTTTCAGCGGGGGCGGGTTCAAATTCTCATGCACCTTCGGAGAATGGCTGGCCGAAACGGCGCTGGGGCAGCCCAACACGATCGCCAATGAGACTTTTCGGTTTGAACGGTTGTTAGAGGCGGCGAACACAGCCTGA
- a CDS encoding phytanoyl-CoA dioxygenase family protein, whose protein sequence is MNTRITDDQWAVFERQGYLRLGSVMEPGELERLQERIDDIMMGRADIDYGRVMMQLDRDPERGGDKPGPQSRGHKGATLCYRKIQDLELDPVYLSFMRKPIFEEICERVYGPNTPVACFRAMFMNKPSGEGTPLVWHQDRWTDLDRDPLVTLWTALDPAVEANGCVKIIPGSHRRLINPSHGSGFLTEEQAEAAVAENEPINMEVACGETVLMHNWMLHSSGTNRTDTARRAFSICFMNAATRSRAGHTFPVIFGEGALSPAL, encoded by the coding sequence ATGAATACCCGGATCACCGACGACCAGTGGGCGGTATTCGAAAGACAGGGCTACCTTCGTCTCGGCAGCGTGATGGAACCGGGCGAGCTCGAACGGCTCCAGGAGCGCATCGACGACATCATGATGGGCCGGGCCGACATCGACTACGGCCGGGTCATGATGCAGCTCGACCGCGACCCGGAGCGCGGGGGCGACAAGCCCGGACCGCAGAGCAGGGGGCACAAGGGCGCCACGCTTTGCTACCGGAAGATCCAGGACCTGGAACTGGATCCGGTCTACCTGTCCTTCATGCGGAAGCCGATCTTCGAAGAGATCTGCGAGCGGGTCTACGGCCCCAATACGCCGGTAGCCTGCTTCCGGGCCATGTTCATGAACAAGCCCAGCGGCGAAGGGACGCCCCTGGTCTGGCACCAGGACCGGTGGACCGACCTGGACCGCGACCCCCTCGTCACGCTCTGGACGGCGCTCGACCCTGCCGTAGAAGCGAACGGCTGTGTGAAGATCATCCCCGGTTCGCACCGCCGGCTCATCAATCCGAGCCACGGGTCGGGTTTCCTGACGGAGGAGCAGGCCGAGGCCGCAGTGGCTGAGAACGAGCCCATCAACATGGAAGTGGCGTGCGGCGAAACCGTGCTAATGCACAACTGGATGCTGCACAGTTCCGGGACGAACCGCACCGATACGGCGCGGCGCGCCTTCAGCATATGCTTCATGAACGCGGCGACGCGGTCACGGGCCGGGCACACGTTCCCCGTCATTTTCGGCGAGGGGGCGCTGAGTCCCGCGCTTTGA